atgcagaaaacgtcacttttactggcgatatcatcgttgtaatacattttactgttttgaaacactaatatttgtgttcagcgaagtctcccgagtaaaacagtaccccccatgtacaggttttatggtgtcttggaaagttatagggttaaatatagtgctagctaattaaattccctatactttcggcatgggttgtcaggcaggtcccgctaattgtaattaattaggatacctaattatgtaaaattattacataaatatatgtgtagaattattatatatgtatatatatacatatgtgtatatatacgtatatatatatatatatatatatatatataattttttttaaatatttttatttatatataggtatatatatagtgatatatacgtatatatttatgtatatagatatatatattatgatatatatattattttgttctacgtgtattttgatataaatatatatattaatatcacaatacacttcgaacgaaataacacatctatatattttttaattatttatttttaaatattttttacattttatttttttacgtatttacatattttttttatattatatataaatatatatataacaataattatatatatatttgatcagtatcagtctacgtgtaatttgatattaatatatatatatatatatattaatatttaaatacacgtcgtgtatgtgtaaatgtgtgtgtgtgtgtgtatgtgtatatatatatatatatatatatatatatatatatatacttagatcatatatatataatatatatgatctaagtatatcttatttgtaactgtaatttttttaactaatattttattttattttattttaggacaggggggcaatgacagtgtcagccagtgatttcacatcactggctgacacaggatcagtgatcacagtgactgcctgtcactgtgatcacctcctgcagattgggtaattgaccacaggggggagtgcctgggtggtacaagcactccccccttccaatctgcaggggaatcactgtgccagttacatgtgtcagccaataggctgacacatgtaacactgatcgcagtgacaggctgtcactgcgatcagagagctctgagatcgcagtgacagcctgtcactgcgatctcagacttcgcagatcgcggtcactgaccccagggggactgcctggggggccaggtaagtcccccgaccgcgatctgcagaaggggaacgccgccggccgcatgtgtcagccgatttgaaatcgtctgacacatgctgaatactggtcgcagtgacagcctgtcactgcgatcagagactgcagatcgcggtcaccggccacagggggggttgcctggggggccaggcatcccccccgaccgcgatctgcagcgggcgattagcgccggccacgtgggcggccattatggcgaggatgtaatattacgcccgccggcgtttagagccggttcctgcagggcgtaatattacgtcctccggacttaaggggttaagaaacaaacaaaaaaaaaaaaaaacaataaaatatgtgagtttgaagttgctgtttagtggataagtgagtgcgctggatttgtgtattgtatacattggcccccagcagcactccatttatgcatgttcaggtgagtgcagccccctggtatacatatgtacacatatacatgtgtaacccttttttgccctgctcctggcaacaagccgTAGTTAGCAGCAGTTACACCTTGGGAGATCGGGACATATTGTTCTGACACAGTGCCTTCACTCAGTGCAACTTCTAGTTATGGGGAACCCACCCCATGAGTAGATGAGTAGCctccacttaaagggaaactatagtgccaggaaaacaaactacttAATAACCccatcagtcacttacctggtccagcgacgatgtccctcgtgcTGACTcagctccgcccacactcctccctcactgtcagctgctggcgagggagacgtaatgcgcattcgcggcagTGGCCACGCGCACATTAgtcctccccacaggaaagcattatttaatctaATCATGCTAATACACAATACAATCTAATACAGGGAAGTTCTATCACTCAATATTTCAGTCACAGTATGCAATACATTGATTAACTTGAATCTCAGGGCCCTCCGATTTCTTCTGCCTCTACCAAGTTGCTCTGTGGTTGTCCACTAATTTCTTCATCACAGGGTCTTTCACCCACACCATTGGGAAGGGATCCCGTAGACAGAGGTCCTCGCATAGAGTTAAGAGTTCCTAATTGGTGTATGAGGGATGAAGCTGGGACTTTCAGTATTCAATCTGGATgaggaggaagaaggaggagaaggagcagaggcaGAAAGGACCAACTGTGTTTCTGGCGCTGTCCACCAGTCTCTTTCAGAGCTGGAAACAGTAACCGCTTCTTTATCATTAGTTGGCGATGTCCCACTGGGAACTTCTCCAGGGTTTTCTTCTGAGTCAGTTCCTAAGAGAGGCTGTATGCTGGAATTCTTATTGGCTTTACCAGTGTTTTTCTCCAAATTAGAATTTTCACCAGAGAAGGCACTAGGTGATTTCTATGCCAAGCTTTGATTCTACCCTCAGGCCATTTGATTCAATACACAGGGATCCTGAGAACCTCAAAGAGAGTGTCTCTCCAGCGATCTGCTAATTTATGCTTCCCTGGAACTCTCAGGTATCTCAAGAGTACTTTATCTACAGGCTCAATGTCTTTGTAACGTACTTTGGAATCATATCTTCGCTTGTTATTTTCATTAATCTTGTCAGTAGCTTGCTCAGCCAATTCATAGGCCCTCTGTAAactttttcggcagcactgacccaggaagcacctccagtgaccatctaagtgtccacttggaggtgtccctagaggcaatgtaatcactgccttttctatgaaatgacagtgtttgcatgaaaaaagcctaaagggaactattatactcacattaagctgcagttgttttggtgactatagtgtccctttaatgacaacttgttgtactctatccttaagccaatgttctacccaagaacaagaaaattcatctagaccaatttgttttagtttgaagactaaccattttttcttctttttactgttttattttttggacattctctttgttttttcacatattttttctatattactgatgaatttttctgtatagtgtatataagagatagagggctctctatcatatagtgcctctgtgcactttacttgattatctattgcggtttatattgggggctttctgtatatattaattattgtttaggtgcaatggtaggattgtagatatattttgttaGTCATCAATTATACCTTTATGATATTCTATTCGctttgattatttaaataaaactatttttgcaaGAATTAGCTTCTAAGCAGTATTTATACAGAGTGCGGTATCCTTTTTTGTTGCATAACcaattgtgaggaaccgtatcaaatgccttgacaaaatccaagtagatcacatccactgcaacaccctgatctatatttctacttaagttagtttgacataacctgtgcttcataaaaccatgttgattattgctaataacaaagttcttcccaattaattAAGTGTTcgtgcaaagcaagaccacttaatgttatctcacatatatattattaagtgttcttgcatagcaagaccacttaatgttatctcacatatatattattattattattattattattattatagccaaatttgccaccctaactcctcccacagtttttacatagACAAACATTTACCAAAacggaacgtttcgccgaatggttcacggaatatcgtcgttcttgtggcgcaatttgtcccataggaatgaatagcaaagctagagtgggagctggcaaaagctgaaaaatcaggacatgatttctaaactgccaccactccctcattttcaggcccacctacacaaatcttatatcaaaacgttcagctatccctgctgccactaaacatgtccacagctaagccatagtcctgatagttttcgcaatatgaccatttgtttgcaactcacgctgtccattgacattcattgaaactccactctgcaaagctcacatttgaagggcaatttctaaactgcgactgtgccttcattgttaatattgcagagacatgctatgcatcaaaatgtaggtcttggtcttgtgattctcacaatataaagctctgcgCTGTAGGAgtcatagtttttaaaatacgactgtttgaagatggcaaccgccaaaatactctgacctgtgccaggctgcagcagcaagctTGCAACGGAGCTATAACCACTCTTTACACCCCTACCTGGGAGCTACGAGGCTAGGCTTGTGGCTGCCCAGGAAAAAGCTCTCTCGGCTGGATACCAGCGTGGAGATATCCACCCGAGAGAGAGGGACATGCACCAACAGGGGATCCCTGTGGCTGGGAGTCTGTCTCACGTGGAAGTTTgtgccgaccaatgggagaaggagcgcccattcaaactgggttcacATCATTCTCCTGGTTGGTCTGCACAAGGGAGTGCTGGTTGGTCGCTACAAGGAGACGGCGATCAATCAGAGCAGAAGCGCTCGTTCAAACTGGGTTTTGCGCGCTTTCATCTGATTGGGCGGCAAAACAACCCCCTCCTCCAGAGCCCTGGTTGCGGATTGGTGCAATCGGGTTTCGCGCCCTATCTTCTAATTGGGTggcgaaacccctctcctccctggtTGCTGATTGCAGCGAATGGGTTTTGCGCCTTTCAGCGGTTTGGCTGTTGCTTGCTTTGGGCGGTAAGTTTTAATTCACCGGACCAAACCAAGCGTCGCTGTGGAACGGACTTCGAAAATATAAAGAGCCTCAAACCCCAAACTTTAGATGCTGGTATCTCGGGCTCTGCACACCCAATAGCCCCGCTGTCTGCAGGCGTCCCAGATAGGATCCGGGGCTATCTAACGATATATGTTTTACTTGTGGGGCCCCTTCCTGGGGTGGTGAGCCCCAaagtttacccccccccccccccgtatgtaatgtgtttgtgctgTTGGTAACTCCCTgagcgggagatggttatctggaacccagccccctcctgcctgggattgtgttatGTTGAATAGAGACCCCCTGTGAGGGTCTGTGCTTAAAAGAAGCCTGTGTGTATGATGAAGTTAGTCAGTGCTTAAACCTCCAAAAcggtgtgtcatccagttactgggggaaatgggtctcttaatACATTAATAGCGGTGGTAAGCAACTGGGTTACCCAGGTCCCACTACAACACtatctgcaaagatgctcccgttgtgctgaacgctcatgGAGGAAGTTTCACAACCAGTCAGACTtgctccattatagattcatattatgttcatacagcgcagcccttgccagtcatacttttcctctctcattatttCATGCTACTGCAATCCCAGgaatctctttgacacctttaactctcttcttcaccctgctgtggccacccctcaaactaaccttacagccaatagctttgcatgctactttaccgataagattgaacagctaaggaaagagttctccccaccttgccattctctttctcaatcACACGCAGATCATGCcgttcagactttctccccagctactgaacaagaggttgcTGTACTTCTCCTTTCCGCTCACCCCACCACTtgtccgcttgatcctgtcccatctcaccttattagatatctctcctcttgtcttgtgccttccttaaagggaaactccagtgccaggaaaacaatccgttttcctggcactgcaggttccctctccctcccaccccccaatccccggttgcccACCCCCCAggcccacgtcgctgcttctccttccgcgctgctcctccttctgactgcgtcggccagtgggcgagactgatcccgcccactgaccggggagacctaatgcgcatgcgtggcaatgcgtttagcgctccccataggaaagcattgaacatgcatttcaatgctttcctatggggaaatgagcgacgctggaggtcctcacacaggacgtccagcgacactctagcacaggttccctgtgctatgaagcaggaagtgccctctagtggctgtctagtagtttataaaaaactgcaataattacacttgcagggttaagagtattgggagttggcacccagaccactccaatgggcagaagtggtctgggtgcctggagtgtccctttaagacaaatcttcaactgctctctctcttctggcattgtccctcctcatcttaaacatgccactgttgtacctatcctgaaaaaaaatccctcgacccgtcctccccctctaactatcattcagtaatcgcagctaaatctgaaggccactactccatactaattcttcttgacttctctgctgcctttgacaccgttgattagggatcgaccgattatcggatcgaccgatattatcggccgatattcacaGTTTCCTAAATTATCGGTATCGGCATCTAACCTTGCCGATAATGCCGATAATGCGTCCAGCGGGTGCGCCCCCGTCTCGCTGCTCCTCACAGCAAAACAAGAAGTGCGCACGAATCGCGGGAGAGGAGCTGAAGTCCCGGCCGCCCTGAAGtagtgctctctggaggagtggcTTCAGTCAGTGCCGTGTGCCAGCCGAGTTGTCTGCTCTGCCGCTTGTGTGTCACTGCCAGCCCAGTTGGATCGCTTTATTTGCCACCTTTTCTGGTCTACTAAAAAGGTAATTTTCTTTTATGATTTATTATCTATgatttttatgtaatattatgAATATTGTTTATTTAGAGGTTACTAAGTGAGGTGGGGGAGGGGTGGTTGTGGTCGGATGCCGCATGGCACACTAAGTAATTATATTGGCACATCTTAAATTATAATTAATCCCTTGGTTGGAACTGGAAGTTTAagtcagggggaggggggaatgatgGTGGAAATTGGCATTTGGCATTAGTATAactatattataaatgtaaattgtaaattaccaactaatattattaatattaatattattaatttataatttacatttataatatagtTATACTAGTGCAAATTTTGCCAAATGCCATTTTTTGTCACTAATAAAGCAATTAGTTGGTTgtcagtgaggggggaggggaggttggtggtgatggtggtggtaatTGGCATTTGGCACTagtatattataaatgtaaattataaattaaCAAAGCCTTTTGTTGGTAGTCAgtgaggtggggggaggggaggtggtggtggtggaaatTGACATTTGGAAAAATTGGCACTagtatattataaattaataaatccCCTTAGTTGGTAGTCAGTgaggtggagggagggggtggtggtggATATTGGCATTTGGCAGTGGCACTAGcttaaattataataaagaagCAAGCAGCCCTTGGTAGTCAgtcagggggggaggggtggtggtgcTGCTGGATAATATGGCACTATAgtagtatatattataataaagctCTGGGTGTTGTTTGCATTAGATTTATATTataaatgatataataataaagcCCTCTGGTAGTATATTGGCAATTTGGCACAATACAAATGATAAAGCACTGGGGAGTGGGTAGTATACTAAAGTGCTCCCACGCCAAGTACTGTGCAAATTATTAAGTATTACATTAAGAAGGAATTCATTATACTTTATCAATATGGCATTTAATTTGTGTAAGTATTATAAAGTCCAGACCAGTACGGATTGAAATTTAAGGTCGGATAAAAAAATACTACTACTGCTACAACAAGAACTCAGTATTAGCACCAAACCATAGACAGAAGGTGAGGCTGATGTTTCTGTCTGATATCAACCACCACAGTGCTCTTTGTAACATTcaatacttaccttcacagcactcCTTCCACGTCCAGCCGCCAGCCAAAGAGGCTTTACgtcgtcatcatcatcatcaccccTCCCTGCTGTGAGCCGAGCGCCAGAATTATCCGGAGCACAGATCAAGGTAGATGAGAAAGTGAATTTGGGGACAACTGACTAGTGCTAGTAAATAATATTGAAATGATTTCAGCAAAAATATTTCCTCTACACACAGGcagcattattattaataatgcgGTCTGTGTGTAGAGAAAATATTTTTGCTgaaatcattttatattatatagtctAGTCTACCCCTCTGCTGTGCGTATTaaaatttaattaattataataCCACATTTCATTTTCAAATCACCCCATAATATTAAATGCAATAAAATCACGCACACCAATGATACTATTGTAGCATTGTGGTCAGTGATTTTCTTCATGCAATTAATATAAAGTAGTAATGAAGTCAACACAagcttatattgttatatataaatataatttacttACTCCCCCCTTATCCACATATTTCTTAGCGAAGAATTGATTATAGGTGCTTTCAGCTTTGTGAAATGTAAACACAACAGTCACTGCATTGTTTGTGTGCGCGCGCTTTACTTAATCTGTACTGCTCCAATAAGTAAAAGGCTAATAGCACTAGTAGTCATACATCCCAGTATGTACTGGCCGGATGAGCATGACAGGAGTATGACTGCTGACAGCATTTACACTGCCATCAGTAACAGCCAGGTTCATGCTGGGATCTCATATTAATATTgatattggggttttttttttttcatccacaaCTAACTCTAAACCTCACTGTAGCTTGTTGTAACCCTCTTCTTTCAATGCAGATGGATGcacaaagaaaaagtaaaagcaTAGTTTGGGACTATTTTAGTCAACCCTCCCCAGGACAGGCCATGTGCAACACATGCAAAACCAATGTGAGCATGGGATCTGCAActgcaaaaacaaagaatacatCAAATCTTTGGACCCATCTAAGAATTCATCATGTTGAATTATTTAATGAAGcacagaaaacaaaagaaaaggaaTCATGTGAAACACCAACTCTATTCCAGCCAAAAATAAAAGACCTATTTCAGAGACACACCAAGTGGCAAAAGTCCGATGAAAGATCCCAACTTCTGGACAGAGCAATCACAGAGATGATGGTTACGGATAACCAGCCATTTACAATGGTGTCTGACTCTGGCTTTAAGCGCTTGATGTCCATAGTTGAGCCAAGGTACAcactgaaaaatgaaaaattttacAGGACCGAAATGCTGCCAAAGATTCATCAGAAGGTGATACAGAAAGTAAAAACAATGTTACAACCAGAGAATGCTGGCAATTCACTCTCATTCACTACTGACTGCTGGTCCGGATCAACAGAATCACTAATGAGTCTTACGTGTCACTTCATTGATAACGAATGGACAAAAAGGCAGTTGGTGTTGAACACAAAGGTGATGCAAGGATCCCACACTGGCGAGTACATTAAAGAAATGTTTCTAGGCATGCTTGATGACTGGGGTATAAGCAAAGATAGAGTGCTGCTTGTGCTTCGAGACAGCGGAGCAAACATGGTGAAAGGAATGAGGCTTGCTGAAGTGTCAGATCTCAGCTGCATGGCACACACCCTGCAACTTGTAGTAAATGATGGTCTGTCAAGCCAGAGAGCTGTGATCGACATAATTGCCATGCTAAAAAAGTGTGCAAGTCATTTCCACCATTCATTCATTGCCAAGCACCGACTGAGGTGCATTCAGTCAGACCTTGGCCTGCCCAAAAACAGCCTGATTCAAGCTGTTCCAACACGATGGAACTCCACACTCCACATGCTACAAAGAATGCTGGAACAGAAGCGAGCTCTTAGCATCTATGCTGGTGAGCATGGAGGCTATTCTTGCCCTAATGCTGATCAGTGGGAGATTGTAGCAAATCTTATTCAGACCCTCCTCCCAATAGAGGAAGTGACACTAGAGGTTAGCCATAATGACTCAAGTGTGTCATCCGTTATtccgtgtgtgagagtgctgaagaTGCTTCTTCAAGAGAATGAAGGGCACACTACACGTGGCATTAAAACACTCAGGGAGGTCATGAAGGAAAGCCTCAACAAACGTTTTTTGAAGTATGAAGAGAATATAAACGTAGTTATGGCATGTCTTTTAGATCCTCGATTCAAACATCATGCTTTCTCTTCTGATAATGTATTGGCCAAGGCAAAAGAATGGCTGACAGAAGATATGCAAAAGGAGGTGCAGGTTCTAGAAAGGTCACATCTGGAAGAGCCTGGTGCTACTAGTCTGGATTTTCTGGAAGAGCATGCTACTAGTAGTACTAGTCTGGAAGAGCATGCTACTAGTAGTACTAGTCTGGAAGAGCAGGATGATGATTCAACAGAAACCTACAAATTCCCAAAAAGGAAACACATGGAAAAAAGTCTTAAACATGGCCAAATTGATGCCATGTTCAGCGTTTTATTGGGGCCTCATGTAGAGGATACTCTAACTTTACCAAAAGTCAGCCTTGAGGATGAGCTTCATCTTTATTTGAAAGAACCAGTGATCAATAGAAAAGGCAATCCACTTGAGTGGTGGAAAGAAAATGAGACACGCTTTAAAACCCTTGCTTCTTATGCCAGAAGATACCTTTGCTCTCCACCCTCCTCTGTACCTAGTGAGCGTGTTTTCAGTGAAGTGTCTGCAATCTACGAAAGAAACAGAAACCGTTTAACAGGAGAACATGCAGAAATGTTGTGCTTTCTGCACTACAATGTACTCCTTCTCAACTGGAAGTATTGAAGACATTCTAACGTTTTAGATTAGTTTAGCATAGTTAATAGTTTTCATTAAATGTTATTTAATGTCTGTCTT
Above is a genomic segment from Pelobates fuscus isolate aPelFus1 chromosome 6, aPelFus1.pri, whole genome shotgun sequence containing:
- the LOC134566147 gene encoding zinc finger BED domain-containing protein 4-like, producing MCNTCKTNVSMGSATAKTKNTSNLWTHLRIHHVELFNEAQKTKEKESCETPTLFQPKIKDLFQRHTKWQKSDERSQLLDRAITEMMVTDNQPFTMVSDSGFKRLMSIVEPRYTLKNEKFYRTEMLPKIHQKVIQKVKTMLQPENAGNSLSFTTDCWSGSTESLMSLTCHFIDNEWTKRQLVLNTKVMQGSHTGEYIKEMFLGMLDDWGISKDRVLLVLRDSGANMVKGMRLAEVSDLSCMAHTLQLVVNDGLSSQRAVIDIIAMLKKCASHFHHSFIAKHRLRCIQSDLGLPKNSLIQAVPTRWNSTLHMLQRMLEQKRALSIYAGEHGGYSCPNADQWEIVANLIQTLLPIEEVTLEVSHNDSSVSSVIPCVRVLKMLLQENEGHTTRGIKTLREVMKESLNKRFLKYEENINVVMACLLDPRFKHHAFSSDNVLAKAKEWLTEDMQKEDDDSTETYKFPKRKHMEKSLKHGQIDAMFSVLLGPHVEDTLTLPKVSLEDELHLYLKEPVINRKGNPLEWWKENETRFKTLASYARRYLCSPPSSVPSERVFSEVSAIYERNRNRLTGEHAEMLCFLHYNVLLLNWKY